In a genomic window of Telopea speciosissima isolate NSW1024214 ecotype Mountain lineage chromosome 5, Tspe_v1, whole genome shotgun sequence:
- the LOC122662618 gene encoding growth-regulating factor 1-like, whose product MDFGMVGLNGFVSSENGFNPQVSETRQKGYGSGFLKQERSGLAEDDWRSLKMARTDDLSASKPMLLHQRTPTLLRSNFLFPDGHHQPQMLSFSSSKSEALLSSNDVAFAERGLPNAAFPYYLNPSSSYTRSTGLGSGSLNTSMHGILTGVRGPFTPSQWMELEHQALIYKYITANVPIPSNLLIPIRKALNPSGYTCLSAGSLRPNTLGWGSFHLGFSGNTDPEPGRCRRTDGKKWRCSRDAVADQKYCERHMNRGRHRSRKPVEGQTGHAVSGPVKTKVMPMASSSSASAISVDGASNSLTMAQHHQIKNLQPGAAAAANPSAVPLINRALPPYKENLGDHRMQDPQGLSMLSPTKNLNLKDTLFSVPRQQNPFEYSSHSHSHSRAEFGLLSSNSLLNSARRGGGSDSHVSSSRNFGSSSSTDLNDRDPQAQQHHPLRHFIDDWPGNRSDRSTVAAWPELEEIQSDRTQLSISIPVSSSDFSSSSSPSPTPTQEKLNLSPLRLSREFDDPIQMGLGVGSILNEPTMATQRHMNWIPIPWETSMGGPLAEVLKNTNNNNNNSNRRTTSTTSATSAAGDRKGSPVSALNLMTETWDGSPRLGSSPTGVLQKATFGSLSNSSSGSSPRAENSKTHDGFSLCDDLVGSTLVNSSSIHSL is encoded by the exons ATGGATTTCGGGATGGTGGGTTTGAATGGTTTTGTAAGCTCTGAAAATGGTTTTAATCCCCAGGTTTCGGAAACCAGGCAAAAGGGGTATGGATCTGGGTTCCTTAAGCAAGAGAGATCTGGGCTTGCGGAAGATGATTGGAGAAGCTTGAAAATGGCCAGAACTGATGATTTATCGGCCTCGAAACCAATGCTGCTCCACCAGAGGACTCCTACACTGCTGAGATCCAATTTCCTGTTCCCTGACGGTCACCACCAGCCGCAGATGCTGAGTTTCTCTTCGTCCAAATCAGAAGCCCTGCTATCAAGTAACGATGTTGCATTTGCGGAGAGGGGTTTACCAAATGCAGCTTTTCCTTACTATCTCAATCCATCGTCTTCTTATACCAGGAGTACAG GATTGGGCTCTGGTAGCTTGAATACAAGCATGCATGGGATTTTAACAGGGGTTAGAGGGCCATTCACTCCATCTCAGTGGATGGAGCTGGAACACCAGGCCTTGATCTACAAGTACATCACCGCGAACGTGCCTATACCCTCTAATCTTCTTATCCCCATCAGGAAAGCTCTCAACCCGTCGGGGTATACTTGCTTGTCTGCCGGATCCCTGAGACCCAATACAT TGGGATGGGGTTCTTTCCATCTGGGTTTCTCCGGGAACACTGATCCCGAGCCTGGGAGGTGTCGTCGGACGGATGGGAAGAAATGGCGGTGCTCTAGAGATGCAGTTGCCGATCAGAAGTACTGTGAGCGGCACATGAACCGGGGCCGCCATCGTTCAAGAAAGCCTGTGGAAGGCCAGACTGGCCATGCAGTCTCCGGACCCGTCAAAACTAAGGTGATGCCAATGGCTTCCTCATCATCTGCTTCGGCAATTTCTGTTGACGGTGCATCCAACAGCCTCACCATGGCGCAGCACCACCAGATCAAGAACTTACAACCaggtgctgctgctgctgctaacCCTTCTGCTGTCCCTCTAATCAACAG agCCTTGCCTCCTTACAAAGAAAATTTGGGTGATCATCGAATGCAAGATCCGCAGGGTTTGTCTATGCTTTCCCCTACCAAGAACCTGAATCTCAAAGATACTCTGTTCTCCGTTCCAAGACAACAAAATCCATTTGAGTATTCCTCCCACTCCCACTCCCACTCCCGAGCAGAGTTTGGACTACTTTCCTCTAATTCTCTACTCAACTCTGCGCGGAGAGGAGGTGGTTCAGATTCCCACGTGAGCAGCAGTAGAaactttggttcttcttcttccactgaCCTCAATGATCGGGATCCCCAAGCGCAACAACATCATCCGCTTCGCCACTTCATTGACGACTGGCCCGGGAATAGGTCAGATAGGTCAACTGTTGCTGCATGGCCGGAATTGGAAGAAATCCAGTCAGACCGAACCCAATTATCGATATCAATCCCAGTGTCTTCATCCGatttctcatcatcatcatcgcctTCGCCCACGCCCACCCAGGAAAAACTCAACCTGTCCCCGCTGAGGCTGTCACGTGAGTTTGATGACCCAATCCAGATGGGTTTAGGAGTGGGTAGTATACTGAATGAGCCAACCATGGCTACCCAGAGACATATGAACTGGATACCCATCCCTTGGGAAACTTCCATGGGGGGACCTCTTGCGGAGGTCCTCAAAAACaccaataacaacaacaacaacagcaacaggaGAACTACTAGTACTACTAGTGCTACTTCAGCTGCAGGGGACCGCAAGGGCTCCCCTGTATCAGCTCTTAACCTCATGACAGAAACTTGGGACGGGAGTCCTCGGTTGGGATCGTCTCCGACTGGGGTCTTACAGAAGGCCACCTTTGGTTCCCTTTCTAACAGTAGCTCAGGGAGTAGCCCAAGAGCTGAGAACAGCAAGACTCACGATGGGTTTAGCCTGTGTGATGATCTCGTCGGCTCAACTCTTGTAAATTCCTCCTCCATCCATTCCCTGTAA